A DNA window from Trichosurus vulpecula isolate mTriVul1 chromosome 2, mTriVul1.pri, whole genome shotgun sequence contains the following coding sequences:
- the LOC118836665 gene encoding poly(rC)-binding protein 2-like translates to MDTGVIEGGLNVTLTIQLLMHGKEVGSIIGKKGESVKKMCEESGARINISEGNCPERIITLAGPTNAIFKAFAMIIDKLEEDISSSMTNSTAASRPPVTLRLVVPASQCGSLIGKGGCKIKEIRESTGAQVQVAGDMLPNSTERAITIAGIRQSIIECVKQICVVMLETLSQSPPKGVTIPYRPKPSSSPVIFAGGQDRYSTGSDSASFPHTTPSMCLNPDLEGPPLEAYTIQGQYAIPQPDLTKLHQLAMQQSHFPMTHGNTEFSAGLDASAQTTSHELTIPNDLIGCIIGRQGAKINEIHQMSEAQIKIANPVEGSTDRQVTITESAASISLAQYLINVSLENAKPSSQAASVMIPDHLSINLSQLSTPSSSSSSSTTTPSLATVGTSDAPSSLPNPLPTAPCVSSLLGMKPIPLPALHVVSAAKGPGASAATTTSAVPYVTNKLKAEKQRFSPY, encoded by the coding sequence ATGGACACCGGTGTGATTGAAGGTGGATTAAATGTCACTCTCACCATCCAGCTACTTATGCATGGAAAGGAAGTTGGAAGCATtattggaaagaaaggagaatcgGTCAAGAAGATGTGTGAAGAGAGTGGTGCACGTATCAACATCTCAGAAGGGAATTGTCCTGAGAGAATAATTACTCTGGCTGGACCCACCAATGCCATCTTTAAAGCCTTTGCAATGATTATTGACAAACTGGAAGAGGACATCAGCAGCTCTATGACCAATAGTACAGCTGCCAGTAGACCCCCAGTCACCCTGAGGCTTGTGGTCCCTGCTAGCCAGTGTGGCTCTCTCATTGGAAAAGGAGGATGCAAGATCAAGGAAATAAGAGAGAGTACAGGGGCTCAGGTCCAGGTGGCAGGGGATATGCTACCAAACTCAACTGAGCGGGCCATCACTATTGCTGGCATCCGGCAATCTATCATTGAGTGTGTCAAACAGATCTGCGTGGTCATGTTGGAGACTCTCTCCCAGTCTCCCCCAAAGGGCGTGACCATCCCGTACCGGCCCAAGCCGTCCAGCTCTCCAGTCATCTTTGCAGGTGGTCAGGACAGGTACAGCACAGGCAGCGACAGTGCGAGCTTTCCCCACACCACCCCGTCCATGTGCCTCAACCCTGACCTGGAGGGACCACCTCTAGAGGCCTATACCATTCAAGGACAGTATGCCATTCCACAGCCAGATTTGACCAAGCTGCACCAGTTGGCAATGCAACAGTCTCACTTTCCCATGACGCATGGCAACACCGAATTCAGTGCAGGTTTGGATGCATCTGCTCAGACTACTTCTCATGAACTCACCATTCCAAATGACTTAATTGGCTGCATAATCGGGCGTCAAGGTGCCAAAATCAATGAGATTCATCAGATGTCTGAGGCTCAGATCAAAATTGCCAATCCAGTGGAAGGATCTACTGATAGGCAGGTTACCATCACTGAATCTGCTGCCAGCATTAGCCTGGCCCAGTATCTAATCAATGTCAGTTTAGAAAACGCCAAACCCTCCTCCCAGGCAGCCTCCGTCATGATCCCTGATCACCTCAGCATCAACCTCTCTCAACTCTccaccccttcttcttcttcctcctcctccaccaccaccccctccctcgCCACAGTGGGGACCTCCGACGCACCCTCCAGCCTCCCCAACCCTCTTCCAACTGCCCCTTGTGTCTCCAGTCTGCTTGGCATGAAACCCATCCCTCTCCCGGCTCTACATGTTGTGTCTGCTGCTAAGGGTCCCGGGGCTTCggctgccaccaccacctctgCCGTGCCATACGTAACTAACAAACTGAAAGCTGAGAAACAGAGATTTTCTCCCTACTGA